In Nilaparvata lugens isolate BPH chromosome 5, ASM1435652v1, whole genome shotgun sequence, the following proteins share a genomic window:
- the LOC120351341 gene encoding uncharacterized protein LOC120351341: protein MIGSVGEFDIGVETWSSYIERFELFCECNDIKKDKKVCTLLSVVGVKTYSLLRNLCTPEKPADKTFADIVKIIESHLYPKPSFIAERYKFSKRNQLENENISEYIANLKRLSIHCEFGALLNDYLRDRLVSGIRSESTKQKLLAESSLTYEEAVKIILSVETAEKNASILMVGDNAVSDGQLQQIKASSSSFQNASNDGNYQAGSTRQHTPNNRRFQERGTSKGTSMNNQQVTCFCCGRVGHYAKECRLWGCTCRKCGKKNHIALVCRSSGKSNTSNITMKHNYVGDNDNEIVEEIEDNFDGVFNLCNLGALLTNKTSSLINTLKVDPITVPVTIGGKMIKFEVDSGACVSVISENDYHNKLSHIQLNSTNLVLSSYVQEHIKPVEMIQVMVGYKDISKMLDLYVVANGANHLLGRDWIQELQLAFLQTM from the exons ATGATTGGAAGTGTAGGAGAATTCGACATTGGTGTCGAAACATGGTCATCATATATTGAACGTTTTGAGTTGTTTTGTGAGTGTAACGACATTAAGAAAGATAAAAAGGTATGTACACTATTATCTGTAGTCGGAGTGAAAACGTATTCATTGTTAAGAAATTTATGTACTCCTGAAAAACCTGCAGATAAGACTTTTGCAGACATTGTCAAAATAATCGAAAGTCATTTGTATCCAAAGCCTTCGTTCATAGCTGAAAGATACAAATTTAGCAAACGAAATCAgttagaaaatgaaaatatttccgAGTACATAGCTAATTTGAAACGCTTATCAATTCACTGTGAATTTGGGGCTTTGCTGAATGATTATTTACGGGACAGACTGGTCAGTGGTATACGAAGTGAGTCTACAAAACAAAAACTGTTAGCTGAATCATCCTTGACCTATGAAGAAGCAGTAAAGATTATATTATCAGTGGAAACTGCCGAAAAGAATGCATCTATCCTGATGGTGGGCGACAACGCAGTGAGTGATGGCCAATTGCAACAAATAAAGGCGAGTTCTTCAAGTTTCCAGAATGCTAGCAATGACGGGAATTATCAGGCGGGTAGCACACGGCAGCACACACCAAATAACCGAAGATTTCAAGAACGAGGAACATCTAAAGGAACCAGCATGAACAATCAACAAGTGACATGTTTTTGCTGTGGGCGAGTTGGACATTATGCCAAGGAGTGCCGTCTATGGGGTTGTACATGCCGAAAATGTGGAAAAAAGAATCATATTGCATTGGTTTGTAGGTCCAGTGGTAAGTCCAACACATCTAACATTACAATGAAGCATAATTATGTAGGGGACAATgacaatgaaattgttgaagagATAGAGGACAATTTTGATGGagtatttaatttatgtaactTAGGAGCTCTTCTGACAAATAAGACTAGTAGTCTCATTAATACTTTGAAAGTTGATCCAATTACGGTGCCTGTAACTATTGGAGGGaaaatgatcaaatttgaaGTAGACAGTGGAGCATGTGTTTCAGTGATTTCAGaaaatgattatcataataAGTTAAGtcatattcaattgaattctaCAAATTTAGTTTTGAGTTCTTATGTGCAGGAACACATTAAACCAGTAGAGATGATTCAGGTTATGGTGGGATATAAAGATATAAGTAAAATGTTAGATTTATATGTTGTAGCTAATGGAGCAAATCATCTATTAGGAAGAGATTGGATACAGGAATTGCAG TTAGCATTCCTGCAAACAATGTAA